ATATCAACAATGATGCTGCGGGTGCAGCTCAACGCCATTTTTCGATCCCTTTTGATGTTGCCGTCACAAGCTTCTTGGTGTTTATAACCAGCTCGTCGAATAAAGCAACAACAGTGTCCCTGGaatagaggaggaagaaatgaTGAAAACACTGCATTACAATAGCCATGTTCTTTCGCATAAACAAATTGGTGATACGAAAACAATGTGAGGTGCAAAAGAGACAATAGGCTGGGAGACCAAACACGTCCAATGTTATTTATGGTATCAGACAATAGTATGTTCTCTAGTAGAACAATTGGAGTTTTCCTTCCAGATATAGAAAATTAAGAACACGATATTTGAAGGTAGATTAGAGAGGAAGATCTTATTTTTGTTATTTATGCGCAAGAACTTGTTGTCACTTTATATCTATATACTCACACAACTATACCTTTGGCACCACTTCAAATATCTCAGTACTTCGCTGTTAAAGTCAGACGAAACAGGATTTCAAAGAATTTGCACTAGTCTTCTAATAACTGATGAATTCATCAACTAGGCTGTAGAACTAGGCGATTCAAATGAAGCTATGGAGGCCATTTATGAATGATTCCCTACGGCATTGGCTTCTTGCAAGATGTACAGAAAATACCTTACATCCGACGAAATTCACTGAGCAATACAATTACTTTGAGTTTCTTTAGATTCAGAGTAGATACTACAGCTAGCATTTTCGTGTTTTAAGACTCCAGATGATTGATATGATGTACACCACCTACCTCTGTACAGGAACCATATAAAGTTTTGGAAAAGATACGGTCAAAATTGCGAAAAGATACGGTCAAAATTGCCTAACATTAATGTAAGAGGAAATATGGATCAAGATAAATTATCAGTAGAATCTAAAGATAGTTCAGAAAATACAGCAGATCTGCGCACATAAATCATTTCACACCCCGCACCCTCCAAGGCAGGCAGCCACCCACCCACCTACGCACGTATAAAAAGATGCTGCTAcgcttgaaaaagacaaataaaTTAGGATGATACATGTGAACTCTAATGTGTTGATAGTACATGGCATTTGATTATGAATGTGATGATTATGCAATGCTAATTTTGAATAGAAGTGGGGAAATTTAAACAACTTAGAACTGAACAGAATTAATGGAACATGATTATTGAATCGTATATTTACAATGTTATTCATGAACATTAAAAATATCCATTTAAGACATGCTGTGGAAACTGCCAAACTGGCAAAAACATACTAAATCaagtgaaagaaaaaaaaagtttacatACTTAAGACTAGTGCTGCAAGTTAAGAAAACTAGCTACAGTGCACAAGGTATCATGAACTGAAACATTTGCCAGAACAAATAGCATAAAAGATAATTTTCCTATGTCTGCAATATACTCACGTAGGCAAATGTGGAGCTTCCTGGAACATTTTTCCAATATTTGAGTATCTTTTGTGCTCATCATATGCAATTCCTTTGCCCATGCCATAACCAAAACCCATTCCAACACCACAACCAGCTCCAACACCAAAGCCTAAAGTGAGTCCAGGAAATCCAAACCCTAGTCCTGCACCTAAAATAATCAGGGGAAAAATATAAGTACGCAGGTGTACACCATTGATGAAGAAAAAAGATTATGTAAAAAGTGAGAGAGTATACAGGGAAACATTGGTAAAGATATTTATACAAGAACACAAGACTTCACCATTACTATTTTCTACAAGAATGCCCCCCCCTAAAGTACTTAATTTCAGAAATAATTTATGCAAATTTAGTTGTGATTGTGCTTTGTCAATATGACGCAGTTAATATCCTCCAGATCCTATTTACCTTCCACCCTTTGCATAAGCTAAAATGGGCCTTTCAATTCATCCCTTCCAAATCTCaatttgaaaaacaaactcatTGAACCCTTTTATCATAAGGGGACTCTCCTATGCCCGGTGTACACCAGGAGAAATAAGTAAGCTCAGTCTCTACCCTCTAATttccaaatttgaatttgaataacAAAGCCGTTGTATCCTCCATAGGCTTCCGAGTGTACACCATACATATTATGTGGTGCTCTCTTGCGCCCAGTGTAAACCAGGAGGCATTGGTATGCACTACCTCCATCACCCTCTACCTTTTACCGCTATGGTGAAAGGATTGATTGAGTGATAGGTACAGAATAAAATTCCATAGATGTATGGATCTTTGGATTTGTGATCCAGGAGACAATACCTATTGTTCGTTTCTATCACAATTTTAATTTGAACAAACAAATCATTTCTCACTTCAGATCATATATCTGACATAGATATGTAACAGATCCACTCAAAAAATTCAGAAATCTAACAACTCAACCATCAGTATTAAATTGATCAGCTAACTTTCATAACTAATCCTCTGAATTGCACAAGGAAGCTCTGCAATTCTGACCAAAAGttcctcattttttttcttgtaaatTCCCTGATTTGGCCACTTGGGACAGCAACTATCCTATCCAGTGTTGCGACAAACAGTCGCTCAGAGAACACCAGCTGAACCTACAGAAACTGAAAATCATAATGCCCTGATAACCAAGCAGTGTGCTAAATTCCTTTTGTACTCAATACATGAATTGACACCAATTTCAAGTTCTCGACATCACTAAGCCTCTTAGGAATAAATTAAACTACATAGATCAGTCAGTTCCAGAATCCAACACGCAGTCTATGaggaaaaaaaatcctaaacCCTCAACTAGTGTGACTCCCTATCGTGCCCCATTTCGACCCCAGCCCGGCAACCGGATTCCTCCCTAACCCCTATGGGTAGGGAAGGGATTAGATGGGGTGAATACGGTACAGCCAATCGTTTCACCTACCACAACCCACCGATTGAATCATCCCGCAAGGAGAAGAACGGGAGGCCACAGCCCACAATTTTACAGGAAGAGAGGGGATGGCCGGGAGCTTTTACCGCCGAACAatccgacgccggcgccggcgccgcagccgATGCCGCAGCCGAAGCCGGGGCCGATCTTGCCGAGCTCATTGGACGTGATCTCCGGCAGCTTCCAGAGAAGCCCCTTCtcgccccctccgccgccgcctccctgcatcttcttcaccatcgcctcccctctctccgCGCTGCTCGTCCGTCCTCCGCGAGGGTCGAGGGTGGTGTGCTCTCGTTAATACTAATATAAATGGGCTTTTGAGCCTTGTTGGGCCGTAGCTACCTATGCTTACGCTAGGCCCAAAATTGGCTGAGAGAAACAtgcagttttttttattttttatttttttttattttcattttttacaaaaatatattttcgttttccaaatttacaagaatatatcccggccgcccagctgccgggtgGCCGGcacctggtcgccccgctgccgggcggcaggggcttatctgtAAAAATTTTCGTAAAAAATTACGTTCCAGTCCCTGAAAGAcaggtcgcccggcagcggggcggccgacCCCTCAgaccgcccggcagctgggcggccggtcCAGGCTAGCTGGTTCTTCAATATTTTCAGAGGACGGAAAGAGCTCGTGTTTCATCTGGCTGCTAGTCTGATCGTGACAGGCTCACTGCTCTCTCTCCACCGAGCAAATCAGCACATGCTCTCTTTTTTCCACGCCAAACACAGCAGAGCAATCAATTAACAGcagcagctctctctctctcttctctctcatgcATGCACACTCACGCACTGGCAAaagctctctcttctctctcactcATGCacactctctcttctctcccgtCCAGGAAGATCTCGTGTTTCATCTGCCTGTTGGTCTGATCGTGACAGTGAGGAacagaggtggcggcggcttgAGAGGAGGCACATGGCGTGAGGAGCAGGAGCCCAGGCTGCTGGCGGTGGTGTGGTTGGGAAAAAGAAATAACTGGGGGCATTAAAGAGGAGCTCTAGCTGCTGCTTGTGCTATGTGCCAGTGCGTgagtgtgcatgcatgcatgagagagatgagagagagagagctgctgctgctaattGATTGCTCTGCTGTGCTTGGCGTGGAAAAAGGAGAGCATGTGCTGATTTGCTcggtggagagagagagcagtGAGCCTATCACAATCAGACTAGTAGTCAGATGAAACACGAGCTCTTCCCGTCCTCTGAAAATATTGAAGAACCAGCTAGTCTGgaccggccgcccagctgccgggcgaccggtccttcAGGGACCGGAACGCAATTTTTTTACGAAAATTTTTACAGATAAGTCCCAGCCACCGGCAGTGGGGCGACTAGgtgccggtcgcccggcagctgggccgccggggtatatttctgtaaatttcaaaaatgaaaatatatttttgtaaaaaacgaaaatgaaaaatataaaaataaaaaaaccgcagAGAAATATCATATCATGCTTGACCTGGGCCAAGAGAAATGTCCCTCACCACAACCTTCCCTTGCTCCTCTTTTTTCTGtatgaaataaaaaaaggaaaatttgGATCTGTACTATTAAAAAATTCCAATGTTAAATATATACCATCATGATCTATATGTCATTGACTCATGTGAACTCCACACGTCAGTGAGATAACGGtggtatatatctaactttGGGATCTTTTAACACAAATCTAATTTGACTAGCGCTCGCCAGAAACGCAGCTGGCGTGCGATTCACCTACTGCACTCCACTCCAACGGGCCCACAACCACATACAAAATGATCTAGCCGGCCTGCTGGGCAGCGCCAAGATTACTGCGCCACGGACTTTTTTcccttctttttcatttttgttttttCATTTCAATAATTTTTGTGTTATATCATTTTGTATGTGTGTACATTGTGGACAAGTTATACATAAAATTCTCCAAACAACATTCATAAAAGATAAAAATTATAACCTATAAGTTTTTCGTATCATGAAAGTGGTGGCACAAAATTATCGAATAAAGAAATTATCAAAAAGAggatgtcggtgtttaccgccaagcctgctcaaggatacccttagcagtagggtttgtaggtatgGATCGACgactctggaactcgatggtgcaaggaacacaaacatttagacaggttcgggccgcgagttgcataataccctacgtcctgtgtggtggtttgtattgccttaggtgtagatgtgtttcgagggggtccctgcccgtccttatatatccgggggacagggttacatggaaagtcctagctgagtacagttggagtccttctacaacacgatcgggtagtttccttgtactgcagctagtactacgcctattcgggtagttacaaaagaggtaacgTACATCCATGAgccatcccttactctagaacattctatgcctgtgagcagtcccactgtcccgggtctgacaagcccccgagctcttcgtagccgagtcctgcaggcgtccaGTACTTGAacggcgtcttcgagtacttcaagtagtcagaacatccttctggttgcttctgggtcttccttctgatg
The genomic region above belongs to Panicum virgatum strain AP13 chromosome 8N, P.virgatum_v5, whole genome shotgun sequence and contains:
- the LOC120686584 gene encoding glycine-rich cell wall structural protein 2-like gives rise to the protein MVKKMQGGGGGGGEKGLLWKLPEITSNELGKIGPGFGCGIGCGAGAGVGLFGGAGLGFGFPGLTLGFGVGAGCGVGMGFGYGMGKGIAYDEHKRYSNIGKMFQEAPHLPTDTVVALFDELVINTKKLVTATSKGIEKWR